One part of the Vogesella sp. LIG4 genome encodes these proteins:
- a CDS encoding CysB family HTH-type transcriptional regulator, translated as MNFQQLRIIRETVRQNFNLTEVANALFTSQSGVSKHIKDLEDELGVELFVRKGKRFLGLTDPGKELLTIVERMLLDAGNIKRLAEQFSQRDEGQLTIATTHTQARYALPKVVTAFKKAFPKVHLVLHQASPDELVRLLLAGEADIGIATEAVAEVPELVSFPYYSWHHAVIAPPEHPLHGQPLSLETLADYPIVTYHQGFTGRAQIDRAFADAGLAPDIVMAALDADVIKTYVELELGVGIIASMAVDAQRDSQVRVVPGEPLFGHQTTRVAIRRGHYLRSFAYRFIELCSAALDEDTVRRALSPLAQD; from the coding sequence ATGAATTTCCAGCAGCTACGCATCATCCGCGAGACAGTGCGGCAGAATTTCAACCTCACCGAGGTAGCCAATGCGCTGTTCACCTCGCAGTCCGGCGTCTCCAAGCACATCAAGGACCTGGAAGACGAGCTGGGCGTGGAGCTGTTCGTGCGCAAGGGCAAGCGCTTTCTCGGCCTGACCGACCCCGGCAAGGAGCTGCTCACCATCGTCGAGCGCATGCTGCTGGATGCCGGCAACATCAAGCGCCTGGCCGAGCAGTTCAGCCAGCGCGACGAAGGCCAGCTCACCATTGCCACCACCCATACCCAGGCGCGCTACGCGCTGCCCAAGGTGGTGACCGCGTTCAAGAAGGCCTTCCCCAAGGTACACCTGGTGCTGCACCAGGCCAGCCCGGACGAGCTGGTGCGCCTGCTCTTGGCCGGCGAAGCCGACATCGGCATCGCCACCGAGGCGGTGGCCGAGGTGCCGGAGCTGGTGTCCTTCCCCTACTACAGCTGGCACCACGCGGTGATCGCACCGCCGGAACACCCGCTGCATGGCCAGCCGCTGTCGCTGGAGACACTGGCCGATTACCCCATCGTCACCTACCACCAGGGCTTTACCGGCCGCGCGCAGATCGACCGCGCCTTCGCCGATGCCGGCCTGGCACCGGACATCGTGATGGCGGCACTGGATGCCGACGTGATCAAGACCTATGTGGAGCTGGAGCTGGGCGTGGGCATCATCGCCTCGATGGCGGTGGATGCGCAGCGCGACAGCCAGGTGCGGGTAGTGCCGGGCGAGCCGCTGTTCGGCCACCAGACCACCCGCGTCGCCATCCGCCGCGGCCACTACCTGCGCAGCTTCGCCTACCGCTTCATCGAGCTGTGCTCGGCGGCGCTGGACGAAGACACCGTGCGCCGGGCGCTGTCGCCGCTGGCGCAGGATTGA
- a CDS encoding ATP-binding protein, translated as MTSPVSPFLSAGRLEAVSQRLYLLRWAMLGSALLLLLLAFARQLQLPWLLLWQALTTLALLNLSLPWLARRALGPRQLLALGLAGDVLVLTELLAFSGGAANPLASLYLLPVLFGALLLPARQAWGLALASLGAYAQLFAWHLPWPLAGDDAAYAFRLHQVGMWLTFAVSVLLLTLFVSYLVAQLQQREAALAAAREAQLRNEQLVGLGVQAAAAAHMLSTPLGTLTLLCDEMLHDASGAQRDDLLLMQRQLQLCREALVQLRAGSSGEGEVLPVCRQLELQLQGWHSTRPQVRLLRLGLLEGGPALRLDARFWPALFNLLNNAADAAGSGAADSCEVELSVAVEGAWLRLDIHNRRGSLSAAQLQQAGLAPLDSGKPAGLGLGVLLSHATLSQLGGELKLDNDPAGGVRAIVRLPLDGQSG; from the coding sequence ATGACTTCCCCTGTTTCCCCTTTCCTGTCTGCCGGCCGGCTGGAGGCCGTGTCGCAGCGGCTGTACCTGCTGCGCTGGGCCATGCTGGGCAGCGCGCTATTGCTGCTGTTGCTGGCGTTTGCCCGCCAGCTGCAGCTGCCGTGGCTGCTGCTGTGGCAGGCGCTGACCACGCTGGCGCTGCTCAACCTGTCGCTGCCCTGGCTGGCGCGGCGCGCGCTCGGCCCGCGGCAGTTGCTGGCGCTGGGGCTGGCCGGCGATGTGCTGGTGCTGACCGAGCTGCTGGCGTTCAGCGGCGGTGCGGCCAACCCCTTGGCCTCGCTGTACCTGCTGCCGGTGCTGTTCGGCGCCTTGCTGCTGCCGGCGCGGCAGGCCTGGGGCCTGGCGCTGGCCAGCCTGGGCGCCTACGCGCAGCTGTTCGCCTGGCATCTGCCCTGGCCGCTGGCCGGCGACGATGCCGCCTACGCTTTCCGCCTGCACCAGGTCGGCATGTGGCTGACCTTCGCCGTGTCGGTGTTGCTGCTGACGCTGTTCGTGTCCTACCTGGTGGCGCAGTTGCAGCAGCGCGAGGCGGCGCTGGCGGCGGCGCGCGAAGCACAACTGCGCAACGAACAGCTGGTAGGGCTGGGGGTGCAGGCCGCGGCGGCGGCGCACATGCTGTCCACCCCGCTGGGCACGCTGACCCTGCTGTGCGACGAGATGCTGCACGACGCCAGCGGCGCGCAGCGCGACGACCTGCTGCTGATGCAGCGTCAGCTGCAGCTGTGCCGTGAGGCGCTGGTGCAGTTGCGTGCCGGCAGCAGCGGCGAGGGCGAAGTGCTGCCGGTGTGCCGCCAGCTGGAACTGCAGCTGCAGGGCTGGCACAGCACACGGCCGCAGGTGCGGCTGCTGCGGCTTGGCCTGCTGGAAGGCGGCCCGGCACTGCGGCTGGATGCACGCTTCTGGCCGGCGCTGTTCAACCTGCTCAACAACGCTGCCGATGCCGCCGGTAGCGGCGCGGCTGACAGCTGCGAGGTGGAGCTGAGCGTGGCGGTGGAGGGTGCCTGGCTGCGGCTGGATATCCACAACCGCCGCGGCAGCCTGAGCGCGGCGCAGCTGCAGCAGGCCGGCTTGGCGCCGCTGGATTCCGGCAAGCCGGCCGGGCTGGGCCTGGGCGTGCTGCTGTCGCATGCCACGCTGTCGCAGCTGGGTGGCGAACTGAAACTCGACAACGACCCGGCCGGCGGGGTGCGCGCCATCGTGCGCTTGCCGCTGGACGGGCAAAGCGGATAG
- a CDS encoding sulfate/molybdate ABC transporter ATP-binding protein → MSIQVQNIHKAFGDFVALDNLSLDFPSGELVALLGPSGCGKTTLLRVIAGLEQADSGRVLLDGEDASDTHVRERQVGFVFQHYALFRHMTVFDNVAFGLRMKPRSQRPSEADIKRKVHELLSLVQLDWLADRFPAQLSGGQRQRIALARALAVEPRVLLLDEPFGALDAKVRKELRRWLRRLHDELHITSIFVTHDQEEALEVADRVVLMNHGRVEQIGSPGEVYRQPATPFVYGFLGAANRFEGSGSAGGIAVGSARLSSEPGYDGRVIAFVRPHELDIIPREAGEGIPARISRVLTLGALTRVELEGRDELAGQQFDVELPAESLLAAGLQAGQPVRLKPRSVRVFANNETAGAA, encoded by the coding sequence ATGAGCATCCAGGTACAGAACATACACAAGGCATTCGGCGATTTCGTCGCCCTCGACAATCTCTCGCTGGATTTCCCCAGCGGCGAACTGGTGGCGCTGCTGGGGCCGTCCGGCTGCGGCAAGACCACGCTGCTGCGCGTCATCGCCGGGCTGGAGCAGGCCGACAGCGGCCGCGTGCTACTGGATGGCGAGGACGCCTCCGACACCCACGTGCGCGAGCGCCAGGTGGGCTTCGTGTTCCAGCACTACGCGCTGTTCCGCCACATGACGGTGTTCGACAACGTGGCCTTCGGCCTGCGCATGAAGCCGCGCAGCCAGCGCCCGAGCGAGGCGGACATCAAGCGCAAGGTGCATGAGTTGCTGAGCCTGGTGCAGCTGGACTGGCTGGCGGACCGCTTCCCGGCGCAGCTGTCCGGCGGCCAGCGCCAGCGCATCGCCCTGGCGCGCGCGCTGGCGGTGGAGCCGCGCGTGCTGCTCTTGGACGAGCCGTTCGGCGCGCTGGATGCCAAGGTGCGCAAGGAGCTGCGCCGCTGGCTGCGCCGCCTGCACGACGAGCTGCACATCACCTCCATCTTCGTTACCCACGACCAGGAAGAAGCGCTGGAAGTGGCCGACCGCGTGGTGCTGATGAACCACGGCCGCGTGGAGCAGATCGGCAGCCCGGGCGAGGTATACCGCCAGCCGGCCACGCCCTTCGTCTATGGCTTCCTGGGTGCGGCCAACCGTTTCGAGGGCAGCGGCAGTGCCGGCGGCATCGCGGTGGGCAGCGCCCGCCTGTCCAGCGAGCCGGGCTACGATGGCCGGGTGATCGCCTTCGTGCGGCCGCATGAACTGGATATCATCCCCAGGGAGGCGGGCGAGGGCATACCGGCGCGCATCAGCCGCGTGCTGACGCTGGGTGCGCTCACCCGCGTGGAGCTGGAGGGTCGCGACGAGCTGGCCGGCCAGCAGTTCGACGTGGAACTGCCGGCGGAAAGCCTCCTTGCCGCCGGCCTGCAGGCCGGGCAGCCGGTACGACTCAAGCCGCGCAGCGTGCGCGTGTTCGCCAACAACGAAACGGCAGGTGCCGCATGA
- a CDS encoding DMT family transporter, protein MNRILIPAELLLLLTAAIWGGSYSMVKSALAFYPVAGVIALRFLLSALLLLPYWLRLPRAQQAATLRAALPIGAGLLTVILVETYGVAHTSAGNAAFLISLCLLLTPPVEWLWFGKRPAARLWLAAIVSLLGTWLLTGMAAGRFASGDALMLLAALLRAVQTCLATRLTAGKGIDMLGLTGVQSALVGVGALLLALLQPGGLPPLPTVAPFWLAIAFLVLFCTLFAFWAMNRALADSSPSKVALLLGSEPLWGALFAVAWLGEPLAGSGWIGGLLIAGAALWQALPARAVRS, encoded by the coding sequence ATGAACCGCATCCTGATTCCCGCCGAACTGTTGCTGCTGCTCACCGCCGCCATCTGGGGCGGCAGCTACAGCATGGTGAAGAGCGCGCTGGCCTTCTACCCGGTAGCCGGCGTCATCGCGCTGCGCTTTCTGCTGAGCGCGCTGTTGCTGCTGCCCTACTGGTTGCGGCTGCCGCGCGCGCAGCAGGCTGCCACGCTGCGAGCGGCGCTGCCGATAGGCGCCGGGCTGCTGACGGTGATCCTGGTGGAAACCTATGGCGTGGCGCACACCAGCGCCGGCAACGCCGCCTTCCTGATCAGCCTGTGCCTGCTGCTGACGCCGCCGGTGGAATGGCTGTGGTTCGGCAAACGCCCGGCGGCGCGGCTATGGCTGGCGGCCATCGTGTCGCTGCTGGGCACCTGGCTGCTCACCGGCATGGCGGCCGGCCGCTTTGCCAGCGGCGATGCGCTGATGCTGCTGGCGGCGCTGCTGCGTGCCGTGCAGACCTGCCTTGCCACCCGGCTTACCGCCGGCAAGGGTATCGACATGCTGGGCCTCACCGGCGTGCAGAGCGCGCTGGTGGGCGTCGGGGCACTACTGCTCGCGCTACTGCAGCCCGGCGGGCTGCCGCCGCTGCCGACAGTGGCGCCGTTCTGGCTGGCCATTGCCTTCCTGGTGCTGTTCTGCACCCTGTTCGCCTTCTGGGCGATGAACCGCGCGCTGGCCGACTCCAGCCCCAGCAAGGTGGCGCTGCTGCTGGGCAGCGAGCCGCTGTGGGGCGCGCTGTTCGCGGTGGCCTGGCTGGGCGAGCCGCTGGCCGGCAGCGGCTGGATCGGCGGCCTGCTGATCGCCGGCGCGGCGCTGTGGCAGGCGCTGCCGGCACGGGCGGTGCGTAGCTGA
- the cysW gene encoding sulfate ABC transporter permease subunit CysW: MAGAVSNLYAQHDRAALLESRQATREPAWVKYTILGLALGFFAVFLLLPLAVVFAEALAKGWDTYLAALLEPDALSAVKLTLLAALISVPLNLVFGVAAAWAITRFDFRGKQLLITLIDLPFSVSPVVAGLVYVLVFSSHGWVGPWLLGHDIKIIFAVPGIVLATVFVTVPFVARELIPLLQAQGREEEEAAVVLGARGWQVFWYVTLPNVRWALLYGVILSNARAMGEFGAVSVVSGHIRGETNTLPLHVEILYNEYQFAAAFAVASLLALLALVTLAVKSWVEWRATRN; the protein is encoded by the coding sequence ATGGCCGGCGCCGTTTCCAATCTCTATGCCCAGCACGACCGCGCAGCGCTGCTGGAAAGCCGCCAGGCCACCCGTGAGCCGGCGTGGGTGAAATACACCATTCTCGGCCTGGCACTGGGTTTCTTCGCCGTGTTTCTGCTGCTGCCGCTGGCAGTGGTGTTCGCCGAGGCGCTGGCCAAGGGCTGGGATACCTACCTTGCCGCGCTGCTGGAGCCGGACGCGCTGTCGGCGGTGAAGCTCACCCTGCTGGCGGCGCTGATCTCGGTGCCGCTGAACCTGGTGTTCGGCGTGGCGGCGGCGTGGGCGATCACCCGTTTCGATTTTCGCGGCAAGCAGCTCTTGATCACCCTGATCGACCTGCCGTTCTCGGTGTCTCCGGTGGTGGCGGGCCTGGTGTACGTGCTGGTGTTCAGCAGCCACGGCTGGGTAGGCCCCTGGCTGCTGGGCCACGACATCAAGATCATCTTCGCGGTGCCGGGCATCGTGCTGGCCACCGTGTTCGTCACCGTGCCCTTCGTTGCCCGCGAGCTGATTCCGCTGCTGCAGGCGCAGGGCCGCGAGGAGGAAGAAGCCGCGGTGGTGCTGGGCGCGCGCGGCTGGCAGGTGTTCTGGTATGTGACGCTGCCGAATGTGCGCTGGGCGCTGCTGTACGGCGTGATTCTCAGCAATGCGCGGGCGATGGGCGAATTCGGCGCGGTGTCGGTGGTGTCCGGCCATATCCGTGGCGAGACCAACACCCTGCCGCTGCACGTGGAGATTCTTTACAACGAGTACCAGTTCGCTGCCGCCTTCGCCGTGGCCAGCCTGCTGGCACTGCTGGCACTGGTGACGCTGGCGGTGAAGAGCTGGGTGGAGTGGCGCGCCACGCGCAATTGA
- a CDS encoding LysR family transcriptional regulator has product MRTSELLPLLADLAVLVEVVEAGSFSAAARLQGSTPSAVSRQIARLEAALGLKLLERSTRRLRLSSGGQEVLRHARAMLEAARAACDGAAHHASSVSGRVRLAAPKAALRQLIHPQLPGLLQLYPQLSLELQVTDQVVDLIADGVDIALRLGDPPPGYVARPFMEVRTLLYAAPAYLAANGTPQHPAELVRHSCLQLAELPGDDEWCLMRDNERVVVNVRGRYASNHSEMRREAAEWGLGIACLPDFSVRQQLADGSLQQVLPGWQLLGRYQGSCWLVYHADRYRSPRVRAVVDYLLQIAADLGQQRA; this is encoded by the coding sequence ATGAGAACAAGTGAGCTATTGCCGCTGCTGGCGGACCTGGCAGTGCTGGTGGAAGTGGTGGAGGCGGGTTCCTTCAGCGCCGCCGCGCGGCTGCAGGGCAGCACGCCGTCGGCGGTGAGCCGGCAGATTGCCCGGCTGGAGGCGGCGCTGGGGCTGAAGCTGCTGGAGCGCAGCACGCGGCGGCTGCGGCTGAGCAGTGGCGGGCAGGAGGTGCTGCGCCACGCCCGCGCCATGCTGGAGGCGGCCCGCGCCGCCTGCGACGGCGCTGCGCACCACGCCAGCAGCGTCAGCGGCCGGGTAAGGTTGGCCGCACCCAAGGCGGCGCTGCGGCAGCTGATTCATCCACAGCTGCCCGGCCTGCTGCAACTTTATCCACAGTTGTCGCTGGAGTTGCAGGTAACCGACCAGGTGGTGGACCTGATCGCCGACGGCGTGGACATCGCGCTGCGCCTGGGCGACCCGCCGCCCGGCTACGTGGCGCGGCCGTTCATGGAGGTGCGTACCCTGCTGTACGCCGCGCCGGCCTACCTGGCGGCCAACGGCACGCCGCAACATCCGGCCGAGCTGGTGCGCCACAGCTGCCTGCAGCTGGCGGAGCTGCCGGGCGACGACGAATGGTGCCTGATGCGCGACAACGAGCGGGTGGTGGTGAATGTGCGCGGCCGCTATGCCAGCAACCACAGCGAGATGCGGCGCGAAGCAGCCGAGTGGGGGCTGGGCATCGCCTGCCTGCCGGATTTCTCGGTACGGCAGCAGCTGGCGGATGGCAGCCTGCAGCAGGTGCTGCCGGGCTGGCAGTTGCTGGGGCGCTACCAGGGCAGCTGCTGGCTGGTGTACCACGCCGACCGCTACCGCTCGCCACGGGTGCGCGCGGTGGTGGATTACCTGCTGCAGATTGCTGCCGATCTAGGCCAGCAGCGCGCGTAG
- a CDS encoding isocitrate/isopropylmalate dehydrogenase family protein: MKLCVINGDGIGREVVPQALRVLQTLLPALQTVAAEAGWDTFRQHGTALPAATLAAARDCGAVIFGAVSSPAHKVAGYRSPIVQLRRELGCHANLRPTLSLPGCGVDGIDLLIVRENTEDLYIGEEQSDGDTASAIKRITRAASQRVAQSACELAVAEGRRRLTIVHKANIMPLTDGLFRDVAREVAAGYPQLAVDELLVDTAALKLAQAPQGFDMLLAPNLYGDILSDLAAAFGGGLGVAASLNLGAQAAIAEPVHGSAPDIAGQGIANPVASLLSLAMLLRHWWRLPELAARLEQAVRATLAAGTRTPDLGGSAGTVSFCDAVIARL, from the coding sequence ATGAAACTGTGCGTGATAAACGGGGACGGCATCGGCCGCGAGGTGGTTCCACAGGCGCTGCGGGTGCTGCAAACGCTGCTGCCGGCGCTGCAAACGGTAGCGGCGGAAGCCGGATGGGACACATTCCGCCAGCACGGCACCGCGCTGCCGGCTGCCACGCTGGCGGCAGCGCGCGACTGCGGCGCGGTGATCTTCGGAGCGGTGAGTTCGCCGGCGCACAAGGTGGCCGGCTACCGCTCGCCCATCGTGCAGCTGCGCCGCGAGCTGGGCTGCCACGCCAACCTGCGGCCAACCCTGAGCCTGCCCGGCTGCGGCGTCGACGGCATCGACCTGCTGATCGTGCGCGAGAACACCGAGGACCTGTACATCGGCGAGGAGCAGTCCGACGGCGACACCGCCTCCGCCATCAAGCGCATCACCCGCGCCGCCTCGCAGCGGGTGGCGCAAAGCGCCTGCGAGCTGGCGGTGGCCGAGGGCCGGCGGCGGCTTACCATCGTGCACAAGGCCAATATCATGCCGCTCACCGACGGCCTGTTCCGCGACGTGGCGCGTGAGGTGGCGGCCGGCTACCCGCAGCTGGCGGTGGACGAGCTGCTGGTGGATACCGCCGCGCTGAAGCTGGCGCAGGCGCCGCAGGGCTTCGATATGTTGCTGGCGCCCAATCTGTACGGCGACATCCTGTCCGACCTGGCGGCGGCGTTCGGCGGCGGCCTGGGCGTGGCCGCCTCGCTGAACCTGGGCGCGCAGGCCGCCATTGCCGAGCCGGTGCATGGCTCGGCGCCGGACATCGCCGGGCAGGGCATTGCCAACCCGGTGGCCAGCCTGCTGTCGCTGGCCATGCTGCTGCGCCACTGGTGGCGGCTGCCAGAGTTGGCCGCACGGCTGGAGCAGGCGGTGCGCGCCACGCTGGCGGCCGGCACCCGCACGCCGGATCTGGGCGGCAGTGCCGGTACGGTCAGCTTTTGCGATGCAGTGATTGCGCGGCTGTAG
- the chrA gene encoding chromate efflux transporter produces the protein MSHPAVPFRDALRFWLKLGLLSFGGPAGQIALMHRELVDNKRWISEQRFLHALNYCMLLPGPEAQQLATYLGWLMHRTRGGVVAGVLFVLPSLLILIALSWLYMVFGQLPLVAGAFAGIKAAVLAIVLQAAWRIGSRTLKHPLLWGIAAAALLALALFALPFPAIVLLAGMAGWLGARRWPQVFAGGKGHAASGAPDDSQALINDHTPPPPHATYSHGKLLRLILSGALLWGLPMLLAVSLAGSQHTLPQMGWFFTKAALLTFGGAYAVLPYVYQGAVTHFGWLSPGQMMDGLALGETTPGPLIMVVAFVAFVGGYGAPLFGAGSASISGIVAASWVTWYTFLPSFLFILAGAPLVEHTRGKLGFTAPLTAITAAVVGVIVNLALFFGRHLLWPHGLAAGIDWFAALLAAASLWALVKGGRGVIPVIAACAGIGLLRALLA, from the coding sequence ATGTCCCACCCCGCCGTGCCATTTCGCGATGCCCTGCGCTTCTGGCTGAAGCTGGGCTTGCTCAGCTTCGGCGGCCCCGCGGGACAGATCGCGCTGATGCACCGTGAGCTGGTGGACAACAAGCGCTGGATTTCCGAGCAGCGTTTCCTGCACGCACTCAACTACTGCATGCTGCTGCCGGGGCCGGAGGCACAGCAGCTGGCCACCTACCTGGGCTGGCTGATGCACCGTACCCGCGGCGGCGTGGTGGCCGGGGTGCTGTTCGTGCTGCCCTCGCTGCTGATCCTGATTGCGCTGTCCTGGCTGTACATGGTGTTCGGCCAGCTGCCGCTGGTGGCCGGCGCCTTTGCCGGCATCAAGGCGGCGGTGCTGGCCATCGTGCTGCAGGCCGCCTGGCGCATAGGCAGCCGCACGCTGAAGCACCCGCTGCTGTGGGGCATCGCCGCCGCCGCGCTGCTGGCGCTGGCGCTATTCGCGCTGCCGTTCCCGGCCATCGTGCTGCTGGCCGGCATGGCCGGCTGGCTGGGTGCCAGACGTTGGCCGCAGGTATTTGCCGGCGGCAAGGGGCACGCCGCCAGCGGCGCGCCGGACGACAGCCAGGCGCTGATCAACGACCACACCCCGCCACCGCCACATGCCACCTACAGCCACGGCAAGCTGCTGCGCCTGATCCTGAGCGGTGCGCTGTTGTGGGGGTTGCCGATGCTGCTGGCCGTCAGCCTTGCCGGCAGCCAGCACACGCTGCCGCAGATGGGCTGGTTCTTCACCAAGGCGGCACTGCTGACCTTCGGCGGCGCCTACGCGGTGCTGCCCTACGTCTACCAGGGCGCGGTGACGCACTTCGGCTGGCTGAGCCCGGGGCAGATGATGGACGGCCTGGCGCTGGGCGAAACCACGCCGGGGCCGCTGATCATGGTGGTGGCCTTCGTCGCCTTTGTCGGCGGCTACGGCGCGCCGCTGTTCGGCGCCGGCAGCGCGAGCATCAGCGGCATCGTCGCCGCCAGCTGGGTCACCTGGTACACCTTCCTGCCATCCTTCCTGTTCATTCTCGCCGGCGCACCGCTGGTGGAGCACACCCGCGGCAAGCTGGGCTTTACCGCGCCGCTTACCGCCATCACCGCCGCGGTGGTGGGGGTGATCGTCAACCTGGCGCTGTTCTTCGGCCGGCACCTGCTGTGGCCGCACGGACTCGCCGCCGGCATCGACTGGTTCGCCGCGCTGCTGGCCGCCGCCAGCCTGTGGGCGCTGGTAAAGGGCGGCCGCGGCGTAATCCCGGTGATTGCCGCCTGTGCCGGCATCGGCCTGCTACGCGCGCTGCTGGCCTAG
- a CDS encoding ferredoxin--NADP reductase, giving the protein MATLTTETVQSVHHWNDTLFSFTCTRDPGLRFINGQFVMIGLEVNGKPLIRAYSVASANWEEHLEFYSIKVANGPLTSRLQHLQPGDKVVISGKPTGTLVQDNLLPGAKHLFLLSTGTGLAPFMSIIKDPEVYDLYDKIFLIHGVRWVNELGYHDYITKELAEHEYLGELVREKLVYYPTVTREPFRNQGRLTDLIKSGELAKQLGIPQLNPETDRALLCGSPAMLDDTCHILDELGFHESPRMGEPGHYAIERAFVEK; this is encoded by the coding sequence ATGGCTACCCTCACGACCGAAACCGTCCAGTCCGTTCATCACTGGAACGACACCCTGTTCAGCTTCACCTGCACCCGCGACCCGGGTCTGCGTTTCATCAACGGCCAGTTCGTGATGATCGGTCTTGAGGTGAACGGCAAACCGCTGATCCGCGCCTACTCCGTGGCCAGCGCCAACTGGGAAGAACACCTAGAGTTCTACTCCATCAAGGTGGCAAACGGCCCGCTGACCTCGCGCCTGCAGCACCTGCAGCCGGGCGACAAGGTGGTGATCTCCGGCAAGCCCACCGGCACCCTGGTGCAGGACAACCTGCTGCCGGGCGCCAAGCACCTGTTCCTGCTGTCCACCGGCACCGGCCTGGCACCGTTCATGTCCATCATCAAGGACCCGGAAGTCTACGACCTGTACGACAAGATCTTCCTGATCCACGGCGTGCGCTGGGTGAACGAGCTGGGCTACCACGACTACATCACCAAGGAACTGGCCGAGCACGAGTACCTGGGCGAGCTGGTACGCGAGAAGCTGGTCTACTACCCGACCGTTACCCGCGAGCCGTTCCGCAACCAGGGCCGTCTGACCGACCTGATCAAGAGCGGCGAGCTGGCCAAGCAGCTGGGCATCCCGCAGCTGAACCCGGAAACCGACCGCGCCCTGCTGTGCGGCAGCCCGGCAATGCTGGACGACACCTGCCACATTCTGGACGAACTGGGCTTCCACGAATCGCCGCGCATGGGCGAGCCGGGCCACTACGCCATCGAGCGCGCCTTCGTCGAGAAGTAA
- a CDS encoding response regulator transcription factor, with amino-acid sequence MNSILIIDDDATFATVLARSLARRGLTVTHVASAAAALDALQAAPDGIILDLNLAGDSGLRLLPQLLAAAPAARVLVLTGYASIATAVEAVKLGAVNYLAKPATVDDILAALGQLAANPEAPLACAPMSLKRVSWEYLQRVLAEHGGNVSATARALGMHRRSLQRMLAKRPVKE; translated from the coding sequence ATGAACAGCATCCTGATCATCGACGACGACGCCACCTTTGCCACGGTGCTGGCGCGTAGCCTGGCCCGCCGTGGCTTGACCGTGACGCATGTCGCCAGCGCAGCGGCGGCGCTGGACGCGCTGCAAGCGGCGCCGGACGGCATCATCCTCGACCTCAACCTGGCCGGCGACAGCGGCCTGCGCCTGCTGCCGCAGCTGCTGGCCGCCGCGCCGGCGGCGCGGGTGCTGGTGCTCACCGGCTATGCCAGCATTGCCACCGCGGTGGAGGCGGTGAAACTGGGGGCGGTGAACTACCTGGCCAAACCGGCCACGGTGGACGACATCCTGGCGGCGCTGGGGCAGCTTGCGGCCAACCCGGAGGCGCCGCTGGCCTGCGCGCCGATGTCGCTGAAGCGGGTGAGCTGGGAGTATCTGCAGCGGGTGCTGGCCGAACACGGCGGCAATGTGTCGGCCACCGCGCGGGCGCTGGGCATGCACCGGCGCAGCCTGCAGCGGATGCTGGCAAAACGGCCGGTAAAGGAATGA